The sequence below is a genomic window from Deltaproteobacteria bacterium.
GGATGAAGAATATACTAAAAGGGTAGTTGATCTTGTAGATAATAAGATACATGAAATAAGAGATAATGCAAGGATAGCATCAAAACTTGATGTGGCACTTTTAACAGCAATGAATATAGCAGGTGAATATATAAAAACAAGGGAGAGATTAGAAAAACTGGAGTTGAAAGCAGATAAACTGAGTGAACTGATAGATGCAAAAATCACAAAAACGGTATAGATAATCTCCCCTGCTATGTTCGTGATTAGTGGAATATTCAGAACCAACACCATCAAACAGGGTGCCTTCCCTGACTGACAGATGGCATGCCCGTCTGACGGGAAACCAAAAGCAGTTAATTAAGACACCCACCTATCTAGGATAGGTTCAGATGAATAGACTACTTACACGGCATTGCAGTGGGGGAGATAAGATTTTGCGAAAAGAGGGAATAATAGGTCAGATTTAAAGGGAGTATCGAGAAAGGGTTTTAATTAAAGGATATATCTTCATGCAGTAAGTATGAATAATAAAGTTCAAATGATAAAGTTCAAATGATAAACGAAAAGGTGTTCAGGAAAAGCAGTTGTATCCAAAATAGGTTTCTCCATTTGGAAATATACAGGAGGGCAAAGAGACTGGCACTTTACTCAAGTTTCAAAAATGAGGTTATTACAGATGAAATTATGAAACATACATTTGTCAGTGGCAAGCAGGTATATTTTCCAAAGATTGTTTCAGGACAAAGGAAACTTCAGTTTATAAAGGTAGAAAAAAACGATGACTTCGTAACAGGTTCGTATGATATCCCGGAACCAAAGGGCAGACACGAAATTGCTGATGTCAAGGGATTAGATATTGTTGTTGTTCCGGGTGTGGTATTTGATGTTTATGGAAATAGGCTTGGATATGGCAAGGGCTATTATGACAGGCTTCTGTCAGGTTTAAAAGGGCATATAGCGATTATCGGACTTGCCTTTGATTTTCAGATTGTAAACGAACTGCCTGTGGAAAGGCATGATGTGAATATGGATATGATAATTACAGAAAAGAGGGTAATCAGGTGTTAGGTTTCACTAATTCAGAAAGGAGTAATTAAGATGGGAATATATGTATGGTTAGCAATTGGTTTAGTTCT
It includes:
- a CDS encoding cell division protein ZapA, with product MGNSVEVKLLEQRLLVKTDEDEEYTKRVVDLVDNKIHEIRDNARIASKLDVALLTAMNIAGEYIKTRERLEKLELKADKLSELIDAKITKTV
- a CDS encoding 5-formyltetrahydrofolate cyclo-ligase — encoded protein: MINEKVFRKSSCIQNRFLHLEIYRRAKRLALYSSFKNEVITDEIMKHTFVSGKQVYFPKIVSGQRKLQFIKVEKNDDFVTGSYDIPEPKGRHEIADVKGLDIVVVPGVVFDVYGNRLGYGKGYYDRLLSGLKGHIAIIGLAFDFQIVNELPVERHDVNMDMIITEKRVIRC